In Polynucleobacter sp. AP-Ainpum-60-G11, one DNA window encodes the following:
- the dacB gene encoding D-alanyl-D-alanine carboxypeptidase/D-alanyl-D-alanine-endopeptidase — protein MRTQNASPSNKTLVNSLLACVFACLLFSPQAYSADAAPQSGTLKYIPKAVAASLEKNQIPKEAISISVVEIKPGQGGKVTAKTEVDWRSQQAMNPASTMKLVTTLTSLDILGPQYRWRTNIYTDGLIRQGTLKGNLYLQGGGDPKLIPEEFSKMMKALQNLGIQKIDGNLFFDRGAYAPSVMEHNTIDGESLRAYNVPPDPLLYAFRTLSFQLGKSRTADFIDISYTPPLSQLKVINQMQLVNQSCDNWKSNLRFNLDPEGDGAPTNQLLTAQFSGSFPSACRGVNYNVVALDANTFLTQGFAAAWELAGGTWAQAPTGKSGTVPLASRLLLQFEGIPLVDDVQDINKYSNNVMARQLMLTLALEKMGKPATTENGELVIQSWLKGLGLQFPELVIENGSGLSRNEAISAEHLTQLLVVARNLSAADTFYNSLPIAGTDGTMKNRLMAHLRKFLHLKKRPEARIKTGALVDVRAISGYVMSKSGRMYAVSSFINHPNALKGLDAHDQLLAWLLDDGPEPKQAR, from the coding sequence ATGCGCACCCAAAATGCTTCGCCCTCTAATAAGACTCTAGTCAATAGTCTATTGGCCTGCGTCTTCGCCTGCTTATTATTCAGCCCGCAGGCATATTCTGCTGATGCAGCCCCCCAATCGGGAACTCTGAAGTACATTCCCAAAGCTGTAGCCGCCAGCCTTGAAAAAAATCAGATTCCCAAAGAGGCAATCAGCATTTCAGTAGTTGAAATTAAGCCGGGACAAGGGGGTAAGGTCACGGCAAAAACAGAAGTCGATTGGCGCTCTCAACAGGCAATGAATCCCGCATCAACCATGAAGCTAGTGACTACACTCACAAGCTTAGATATTTTGGGGCCTCAGTATCGCTGGCGTACCAATATTTATACCGATGGACTGATTCGTCAAGGGACCCTCAAAGGCAATCTCTATTTGCAAGGCGGCGGTGATCCCAAGCTGATTCCTGAAGAATTTTCTAAAATGATGAAGGCGTTACAAAATCTGGGCATTCAAAAAATTGATGGCAATCTATTCTTTGATAGAGGTGCCTATGCTCCCAGCGTCATGGAGCACAACACCATTGATGGAGAATCGCTACGCGCCTATAACGTGCCGCCCGATCCCCTGCTCTACGCTTTTAGAACCCTTTCGTTTCAGCTAGGAAAATCGCGCACTGCGGACTTTATCGATATCAGCTACACACCACCACTATCCCAGCTTAAAGTGATTAACCAAATGCAGTTAGTTAATCAGTCTTGCGATAACTGGAAAAGCAATCTTCGATTTAACCTAGATCCTGAGGGCGACGGAGCCCCTACCAACCAACTTCTGACTGCGCAGTTCTCTGGCAGCTTTCCTAGTGCTTGCAGGGGGGTGAACTATAACGTCGTTGCTTTGGATGCCAATACCTTTCTTACTCAAGGTTTTGCTGCTGCCTGGGAGCTCGCTGGCGGCACTTGGGCTCAAGCACCTACCGGAAAGTCCGGCACAGTTCCATTGGCATCACGACTACTACTACAGTTTGAAGGCATTCCACTGGTAGACGATGTACAAGATATTAATAAGTACTCCAATAATGTGATGGCTAGGCAATTGATGTTGACCTTAGCATTAGAGAAGATGGGTAAACCAGCAACTACCGAAAATGGTGAGCTTGTGATTCAGAGTTGGTTAAAAGGCTTAGGCCTTCAGTTTCCAGAGCTCGTCATTGAGAATGGCTCCGGACTATCCCGCAATGAAGCAATCTCTGCTGAACATTTGACACAACTATTAGTTGTCGCTCGCAATCTATCTGCAGCGGATACTTTTTACAACAGCCTACCAATTGCAGGCACTGATGGCACGATGAAAAACCGCCTTATGGCACATTTGCGAAAATTTTTGCATTTAAAGAAAAGACCTGAGGCGCGAATCAAAACAGGAGCACTTGTCGACGTCAGGGCAATATCAGGTTACGTAATGAGTAAGTCTGGAAGGATGTACGCAGTAAGCTCATTCATAAACCATCCCAATGCCTTAAAGGGCTTAGATGCACATGATCAACTATTAGCGTGGCTACTAGATGATGGGCCTGAGCCAAAACAGGCACGCTGA
- a CDS encoding phosphoglycerate kinase: MPETLFKVKRLSELAAAGLLKGKRVLIRADLNVPQDEAGNITEDTRIRASMPAVQMCLDAGAAVMVTSHLGRPTEGEFKPEDSLAPVADRIATLLNRKVPLISEWVGGNFEVNPGELVLLENCRLNVGEKKNNDELAKKIAALCDVYVNDAFGTAHRAEATTNGVAKFAPIACAGPLMAAELDALSRALASPKRPLVAIVAGSKVSSKLTILKALADKVDELIVGGGIANTFMLAKGLPIGKSLAEPDLVDEAREIMEIMEKRGAHVPIPEDVVVANELSPLARANRVPADQVAEDDMILDIGPKTAARLSIMLAHAGTIVWNGPLGVFEIDQFGGGTKMLAAAIAHSPAFSIAGGGDTLAAIAKYGIENQVDYISTGGGAFLEFLEGKTLPAFAVLAERAKD, from the coding sequence ATGCCGGAAACACTCTTTAAAGTAAAACGTCTTAGTGAACTCGCTGCAGCGGGTCTTCTTAAGGGGAAACGGGTTCTCATCCGGGCCGACCTCAACGTTCCCCAGGATGAGGCTGGCAATATTACGGAAGATACCCGAATTAGAGCCTCCATGCCGGCAGTGCAAATGTGTTTGGATGCTGGTGCGGCCGTCATGGTGACCTCCCACTTGGGCCGTCCAACTGAAGGTGAATTTAAGCCCGAAGACAGTTTGGCGCCGGTGGCTGATCGAATTGCCACGCTCCTCAATCGCAAGGTGCCCTTAATCAGTGAATGGGTAGGCGGAAATTTTGAAGTCAATCCAGGCGAGTTGGTGTTGCTGGAAAACTGCCGCCTCAACGTAGGTGAGAAAAAGAATAACGATGAGCTGGCTAAAAAGATTGCGGCTCTTTGCGATGTTTATGTAAACGATGCTTTTGGTACCGCCCATCGTGCTGAGGCAACAACGAATGGTGTAGCCAAGTTTGCGCCGATTGCTTGTGCCGGACCCTTGATGGCTGCAGAGTTGGATGCCTTGAGTCGCGCTCTAGCCAGCCCAAAGCGTCCATTGGTCGCGATTGTGGCGGGTTCTAAGGTTTCCTCTAAGCTTACTATCCTCAAGGCCTTGGCTGACAAGGTGGATGAGCTAATTGTTGGTGGCGGGATTGCAAACACCTTTATGTTGGCCAAAGGTTTGCCTATTGGTAAGTCCTTAGCAGAGCCAGACTTGGTTGATGAAGCGCGAGAAATCATGGAGATTATGGAAAAACGTGGTGCGCATGTTCCCATTCCTGAGGACGTCGTGGTTGCGAATGAACTCTCTCCATTGGCGCGTGCAAATCGTGTGCCTGCGGATCAAGTTGCAGAAGATGACATGATTTTAGATATTGGCCCTAAAACAGCCGCGCGCTTATCTATTATGTTGGCGCATGCTGGCACGATTGTATGGAATGGACCATTAGGCGTATTTGAGATTGACCAGTTTGGTGGTGGCACCAAGATGCTGGCAGCAGCAATTGCCCATTCACCAGCTTTCTCAATTGCAGGTGGTGGCGACACCTTGGCTGCAATTGCGAAGTACGGTATTGAAAATCAAGTGGATTACATCTCTACTGGCGGCGGCGCGTTCCTAGAATTTTTGGAAGGTAAAACCTTGCCAGCCTTTGCGGTATTGGCTGAAAGAGCGAAAGACTAA
- the fba gene encoding class II fructose-bisphosphate aldolase (catalyzes the reversible aldol condensation of dihydroxyacetonephosphate and glyceraldehyde 3-phosphate in the Calvin cycle, glycolysis, and/or gluconeogenesis): protein MALVSLRQLLDHAAENGYGLPAFNVNNLEQVTAIMEAANEADSPVIMQASAGARKYAGESFLRHLISAAVEAYPHIPVVMHQDHGQSPAVCMAAIKSGFTSVMMDGSLEADGKTVASYEYNVDVSREVVKFSHSIGVTVEAELGVLGSLETMQGDKEDGHGADGKMTREQLLTDVEQAADFVKATQCDALAIAIGTSHGAYKFTKKPTGDILAIERIKEIHTRIPNTHLVMHGSSSVPQELLAEIREFGGDMKETYGVPVEEIQEGIKNGVRKINIDTDIRLAMTGAIRRYMFENPSKFDPRDYLKPAREAAKKVCIARFNAFGSSGQASKIKPIPLEKMAELYKSGKLAQIVK, encoded by the coding sequence ATGGCTTTAGTATCTTTACGACAACTCTTGGATCACGCCGCTGAAAATGGCTATGGCCTGCCAGCTTTCAATGTGAATAATTTAGAGCAAGTTACGGCAATTATGGAGGCGGCTAATGAAGCTGATTCCCCAGTCATCATGCAAGCCTCTGCTGGGGCTCGTAAATATGCTGGCGAATCTTTTTTACGTCATTTAATTTCTGCTGCAGTTGAAGCTTATCCACATATTCCAGTCGTGATGCATCAAGACCATGGCCAAAGTCCAGCAGTGTGCATGGCTGCGATTAAGAGCGGCTTTACTAGTGTGATGATGGACGGCTCTTTGGAAGCTGACGGCAAAACTGTTGCTAGTTATGAATACAACGTGGATGTCTCTAGAGAGGTGGTGAAGTTCTCCCACTCTATTGGGGTTACAGTTGAGGCTGAGCTAGGCGTGCTTGGTTCTTTGGAGACTATGCAGGGCGATAAAGAGGATGGTCATGGTGCCGACGGCAAGATGACGCGCGAGCAGTTGTTGACCGATGTTGAGCAAGCAGCTGACTTTGTCAAAGCTACCCAGTGTGATGCCTTGGCGATTGCGATTGGTACTAGTCACGGCGCTTATAAATTTACTAAAAAGCCTACAGGCGATATCTTGGCTATCGAGCGCATTAAAGAAATTCACACACGTATTCCGAATACCCACTTAGTAATGCATGGTTCATCTAGTGTTCCACAAGAATTGCTTGCTGAGATTCGTGAATTCGGTGGTGATATGAAAGAAACTTATGGCGTGCCTGTTGAAGAAATTCAAGAGGGCATCAAGAACGGCGTTCGTAAGATCAATATTGATACTGATATTCGTTTGGCTATGACTGGTGCGATCCGCCGTTATATGTTTGAGAACCCAAGCAAGTTTGATCCACGTGATTATCTGAAGCCTGCACGTGAAGCAGCTAAAAAAGTGTGCATCGCTCGCTTTAATGCTTTTGGTAGTTCTGGCCAAGCGTCGAAAATCAAACCAATTCCTTTGGAAAAAATGGCTGAGCTGTACAAGAGTGGCAAATTAGCCCAGATCGTTAAGTGA
- a CDS encoding 5-(carboxyamino)imidazole ribonucleotide synthase, which translates to MADRLEPILPGSYLGILGGGQLGRMFTQAAQAMGYKVCVLDPGSDSPAGSIAEKFIQADYTDSAALKEMASLCKSVSTEFENVPAQALDELESLGVFVAPRSSCVSLAQNRVAEKKFLATWKAETNIGPAPYCVVERDADIAHVPADLFPGILKTARMGYDGKGQITVYDSANLVAAWAELSKVPCVLEKRMDLDFEVSALVVRGYDDAVVAYPVSQNIHRDGILHTSTVPAPSLKPPQEKKIIEAAKALIRKIDYVGVLCVEFFVLKSGDIVANEIAPRPHNSGHYTMDACVSSQFEQQVRSMARLPLGDTRLLAPVSMLNLLGDLWYEGSEDKAREPAWDKVLSHPDAKLHLYGKSDPRMGRKMGHINCLGESLNQARQNCMAVALELGIEP; encoded by the coding sequence ATGGCAGATCGTTTAGAGCCCATTTTGCCGGGCTCGTATCTAGGAATTTTAGGTGGTGGTCAATTGGGGCGGATGTTTACGCAGGCCGCTCAAGCTATGGGGTACAAGGTCTGTGTTCTTGATCCTGGATCAGATAGTCCTGCTGGCTCCATCGCAGAAAAATTCATTCAAGCTGATTACACCGACTCTGCTGCACTAAAAGAGATGGCGTCATTATGCAAATCCGTTAGTACGGAATTTGAGAATGTTCCTGCACAAGCTTTAGATGAGCTAGAGTCTTTGGGTGTCTTTGTGGCGCCTCGCAGCAGTTGCGTATCTCTGGCTCAAAACCGTGTTGCTGAGAAAAAGTTCTTAGCGACTTGGAAAGCGGAAACCAATATTGGTCCTGCTCCCTACTGTGTAGTTGAGCGTGATGCAGATATTGCACACGTTCCTGCAGATCTCTTTCCTGGTATTTTGAAAACTGCTCGTATGGGTTACGACGGTAAAGGCCAAATTACTGTTTATGACTCTGCCAATCTTGTCGCTGCTTGGGCTGAATTAAGTAAAGTGCCTTGTGTTCTTGAAAAGCGCATGGATTTAGATTTTGAGGTATCTGCTTTAGTAGTGCGTGGATACGATGATGCGGTAGTGGCATATCCCGTTTCTCAGAACATTCATCGCGATGGTATTTTGCATACTTCTACTGTGCCTGCGCCATCACTCAAGCCACCGCAAGAAAAGAAAATTATTGAAGCTGCTAAAGCACTGATTCGTAAGATTGATTATGTTGGTGTGTTGTGTGTCGAGTTCTTCGTGCTGAAGAGTGGCGACATTGTTGCAAACGAAATTGCTCCGCGTCCACACAACTCAGGCCACTACACCATGGATGCTTGTGTTAGCAGTCAGTTTGAACAGCAGGTACGAAGCATGGCTCGCTTACCTCTGGGTGACACACGCTTGCTAGCACCCGTTTCCATGCTCAATCTCTTAGGAGATCTTTGGTACGAGGGTAGTGAAGATAAGGCAAGAGAGCCAGCTTGGGACAAGGTGCTCTCCCATCCAGATGCTAAGTTACATCTCTACGGTAAATCTGATCCACGTATGGGTCGCAAGATGGGCCATATTAATTGTTTGGGTGAGTCGCTTAATCAAGCACGCCAAAATTGCATGGCTGTTGCCCTTGAATTAGGGATCGAGCCCTAG
- the purE gene encoding 5-(carboxyamino)imidazole ribonucleotide mutase: protein MSKKPVVGLVMGSNSDWDTMQHAAQMLEQFGIAHEAKVVSAHRMPDDMFAYAENASKNGLKAIIAGAGGAAHLPGMLASKTIVPIYGVPVASKYLRGEDSLYSIVQMPKGIPVATFAIGEAGAANAALHVIANLAVNDPELAKRLEEFRAKQSDTARSMNLPGY from the coding sequence ATGAGCAAAAAGCCAGTAGTCGGACTAGTGATGGGATCCAATTCTGATTGGGACACTATGCAACACGCTGCTCAAATGCTCGAGCAATTCGGTATTGCTCACGAGGCTAAAGTAGTTTCTGCTCATCGCATGCCTGACGATATGTTTGCCTATGCAGAAAATGCATCTAAAAATGGACTCAAAGCCATTATTGCTGGCGCTGGTGGTGCTGCGCATTTACCGGGGATGTTGGCATCGAAAACCATTGTGCCAATCTATGGCGTTCCAGTTGCCAGCAAGTATTTACGTGGTGAAGACTCTCTTTACTCCATTGTGCAAATGCCTAAGGGCATTCCAGTAGCGACATTTGCTATTGGTGAAGCGGGTGCTGCAAATGCAGCTTTACATGTGATTGCTAATTTGGCTGTTAATGATCCTGAGTTAGCAAAGCGACTAGAGGAGTTTCGTGCAAAGCAATCTGATACAGCTCGCTCCATGAATTTGCCAGGATATTAA
- the pyk gene encoding pyruvate kinase: protein MLRATKIIATLGPASEKPEVLREMIRAGVDVVRMNFSHGTVADHKARHDLVRSISAEVGKEVGIMADLQGPKIRVGKFVDSKILLKEGAQFILDVACDLGNQGRVGLDYKELPQDVKPGDRLLLNDGLVVLRVESVKGGEIFTLVEQGGPLSNNKGINRAGGGLTAPALTEKDIADLDAAIAMGVDFLAISFPKDGADMAYARKLADAASAKHGVGKVRTIAKVERAEAIEPAALNSIIAESDGIMVARGDLAIEVGNAAVPALQKRMIKLALEADKFTITATQMMESMINAPVPTRAEVSDVANAVLDGTDAVMLSAESAAGMYPVQTIKAMAEICVEAEKSDRVKLDTDFLDQTFSRIDQTIALGALFTAHHLNANAIAALTDSGSTAVWMSRHNIHLPIFALTSKISTQRALSTYRNVFPIGLDYTKQRDTALQEVEDCLKKLGAVKKGDVVVLTSGEPMGEPGGTNSLKIIQVK from the coding sequence ATGTTGAGAGCAACAAAGATCATTGCCACCTTGGGGCCTGCATCTGAAAAGCCTGAAGTTTTGCGCGAGATGATTCGTGCAGGTGTGGATGTTGTGAGAATGAACTTTTCTCACGGCACTGTTGCTGACCACAAAGCGCGTCACGATTTGGTGCGCAGTATTTCTGCCGAAGTTGGTAAGGAGGTTGGCATCATGGCTGATCTTCAAGGTCCAAAAATTCGCGTGGGTAAATTTGTCGACAGCAAAATTCTTTTAAAAGAAGGCGCTCAATTTATTTTGGATGTTGCTTGTGATCTTGGCAATCAAGGGCGCGTAGGTCTGGATTACAAAGAGCTGCCACAAGATGTCAAGCCTGGCGATCGCCTCTTATTAAATGATGGCTTAGTTGTACTTCGTGTTGAGAGTGTGAAGGGTGGGGAAATTTTCACCCTCGTTGAGCAAGGCGGACCACTCTCCAATAACAAAGGTATTAATCGTGCGGGTGGCGGCTTGACTGCGCCAGCATTGACAGAAAAAGATATCGCGGATTTGGACGCTGCGATTGCAATGGGCGTGGATTTTTTGGCGATTAGTTTTCCAAAGGATGGCGCAGACATGGCTTATGCTCGCAAGCTGGCAGATGCCGCTAGCGCAAAGCATGGCGTTGGAAAAGTTCGCACGATTGCAAAAGTAGAGCGTGCTGAAGCGATTGAGCCAGCTGCATTGAATAGCATCATCGCAGAGAGCGACGGCATTATGGTCGCTCGCGGTGACTTGGCGATTGAAGTTGGCAATGCAGCCGTCCCGGCCTTGCAAAAGCGCATGATCAAACTGGCACTCGAAGCTGATAAATTTACGATCACTGCAACGCAAATGATGGAGTCCATGATTAATGCCCCAGTGCCTACACGGGCTGAAGTGAGCGATGTGGCCAATGCAGTCCTGGACGGTACAGATGCGGTCATGCTATCTGCGGAGTCTGCTGCTGGTATGTATCCCGTGCAAACTATCAAGGCGATGGCTGAGATTTGTGTTGAAGCGGAAAAGTCGGACCGTGTGAAGTTAGATACTGATTTCTTAGATCAAACCTTTTCACGAATTGATCAGACAATCGCCTTGGGCGCGCTATTTACTGCACACCACCTCAACGCGAACGCGATTGCCGCTTTGACAGATTCAGGATCTACTGCGGTTTGGATGAGTCGTCACAATATTCATTTACCTATTTTTGCCTTAACTTCAAAGATTTCAACTCAGCGTGCTTTGAGTACTTATCGCAACGTCTTCCCCATCGGCTTGGATTACACCAAGCAGCGAGATACTGCCTTGCAAGAGGTAGAGGACTGTCTGAAGAAGTTGGGAGCGGTAAAGAAGGGTGATGTAGTGGTTTTAACTTCGGGTGAGCCCATGGGTGAACCGGGTGGAACAAATTCACTCAAGATTATTCAGGTGAAGTAA
- a CDS encoding branched-chain amino acid transaminase: MSMSDRDGFIWSDGKLVPWREANVHVLTHSLHYGMGVFEGIRAYKTPQGTAIFRLQEHVKRLFNGTKIFQMNMPWTPDQITSGIIEVVNSNKLEACYIRPIIFIGSQKLGISPKGNSIHTAIAAWEWGAYLGEDGLNKGIRVKTSSFTRHFVNSSLVRAKASGYYINSILANQEVTANGYDEALLLDTEGYVSEGSGENIFIVNNGIIYTPDLASCLDGITRNSIMQIAKDLGYELREKRITRDEVYSADEAFFTGTAAEVTPIRELDDRTIGDGKRGPITEKIQKTYFDAVYGRSDKYKSWLTYVK, translated from the coding sequence ATGTCGATGTCCGACCGCGATGGCTTTATTTGGTCCGATGGGAAGCTCGTTCCCTGGCGTGAGGCCAATGTTCATGTCCTAACCCATAGCCTCCACTACGGAATGGGTGTATTTGAAGGCATTCGCGCCTACAAAACTCCCCAAGGCACAGCCATTTTCCGCCTGCAAGAGCACGTAAAGCGCCTATTCAATGGAACCAAGATTTTCCAGATGAATATGCCTTGGACTCCCGACCAGATCACCAGCGGCATTATTGAGGTTGTTAACAGCAACAAGCTTGAGGCTTGCTATATCCGCCCAATCATCTTTATTGGCTCCCAAAAACTTGGCATCTCTCCAAAAGGCAATAGCATCCATACTGCGATCGCTGCATGGGAGTGGGGTGCCTATTTGGGTGAAGATGGCCTTAACAAAGGTATCCGCGTTAAAACCTCTTCATTTACGCGCCACTTTGTGAATTCCTCATTGGTGCGCGCCAAGGCCTCCGGCTACTACATCAACTCTATTTTGGCTAACCAAGAAGTAACAGCTAATGGCTACGATGAAGCCCTCCTACTAGATACAGAAGGCTATGTATCTGAAGGTTCTGGCGAAAATATTTTTATCGTGAATAACGGCATTATTTACACGCCTGATCTAGCCTCTTGTTTAGATGGCATTACTCGCAACTCCATCATGCAAATAGCCAAAGACTTAGGCTATGAGCTGCGTGAAAAGCGCATTACTCGTGATGAAGTGTATTCCGCTGATGAGGCTTTCTTCACCGGTACCGCTGCTGAAGTAACGCCGATTCGTGAGTTAGACGATCGCACCATTGGTGATGGTAAGCGCGGTCCGATTACCGAGAAAATTCAGAAGACTTACTTTGATGCGGTCTACGGTAGAAGCGATAAGTACAAGTCTTGGTTAACTTACGTTAAGTAA
- a CDS encoding zinc-finger domain-containing protein, which yields MSEAQIVMVNGNTDLPLHCPTNKTPSWNSHPRVFLDVAKTGEAKCPYCGAEYKLIPGTEPHGH from the coding sequence ATGAGTGAAGCCCAAATTGTGATGGTGAATGGCAATACTGATTTGCCTCTACATTGCCCAACCAATAAAACCCCTAGCTGGAATTCACATCCACGTGTATTTCTAGATGTTGCAAAAACGGGTGAAGCAAAGTGTCCTTACTGCGGCGCTGAGTACAAACTCATTCCTGGCACCGAACCCCACGGGCACTAA
- a CDS encoding L-threonylcarbamoyladenylate synthase → MSSDSSALQSSAVINEAVQTLRDGGLVAFPTETVYGLGADAKNPDAIKQIFTAKGRPSNHPLIVHLAAPDKFDQEQVDWMPVIAPWVRDLSEDALKLINAFWPGPLTLVFKKDKSVLNELTGGQDTVAIRAPAHPIAQELLRKFKGGVVAPSANRFGKVSPTSAADVRNEFEGMLGLMILDGGDCEVGIESTIIDLSSGDHPVLLRPGLITPGEILSKTGIKVYLPGESDSIKQGKDIPRVSGSLRAHYAPTTPLRMYAPGRVLDALSEFPDIKSRVAVAVWDSDSSLSEDGHPSVHFEEVIVPSDSATFASRLYRSLRDLDQQAWDLILFPEPPAGEEWDGVRDRLQRACFGSGPSSSSHANS, encoded by the coding sequence ATGTCCAGCGATAGTAGTGCCCTGCAATCATCTGCAGTAATTAACGAAGCAGTACAAACTTTGAGAGATGGTGGTCTCGTTGCCTTTCCGACTGAGACGGTATACGGCTTAGGGGCGGATGCAAAAAACCCCGATGCAATCAAGCAAATTTTTACTGCTAAGGGCAGACCATCCAATCACCCGTTAATCGTTCACTTGGCAGCTCCTGATAAGTTTGATCAAGAGCAAGTTGACTGGATGCCGGTAATAGCACCATGGGTAAGAGATTTGTCAGAAGATGCATTAAAGCTCATTAATGCATTTTGGCCTGGCCCACTGACATTGGTCTTTAAAAAAGATAAAAGTGTTTTAAATGAACTTACCGGTGGTCAGGATACAGTTGCGATTCGTGCACCCGCACATCCTATTGCACAAGAGTTACTCCGTAAATTTAAAGGAGGAGTTGTTGCTCCATCCGCAAATCGTTTCGGTAAAGTCTCCCCCACAAGCGCTGCTGATGTTCGTAACGAGTTTGAAGGTATGTTGGGCCTCATGATTTTGGATGGTGGTGATTGCGAAGTTGGCATTGAATCAACCATCATTGATTTATCTTCTGGTGATCATCCAGTGTTATTGCGCCCAGGGCTGATTACTCCTGGAGAAATTCTTTCTAAGACGGGTATCAAAGTCTATTTACCTGGTGAAAGTGACTCAATAAAGCAGGGTAAGGACATTCCTAGGGTCTCTGGCAGTCTGCGCGCCCATTACGCCCCGACAACTCCACTCAGAATGTATGCGCCAGGCAGAGTCTTGGATGCACTCAGTGAGTTTCCGGATATCAAATCGCGGGTAGCGGTTGCGGTATGGGATTCAGATTCCTCATTAAGCGAGGATGGTCATCCATCAGTACATTTTGAGGAAGTCATCGTGCCTAGTGATAGCGCTACATTTGCGAGTCGCTTGTATCGCTCTTTGCGAGATTTAGATCAGCAGGCTTGGGATCTGATTCTGTTTCCGGAGCCGCCTGCAGGCGAGGAGTGGGATGGGGTGCGGGATAGACTTCAGCGTGCCTGTTTTGGCTCAGGCCCATCATCTAGTAGCCACGCTAATAGTTGA
- a CDS encoding phosphoribosylaminoimidazolesuccinocarboxamide synthase — protein sequence MPALYATSIKSLPLLSKGKVRDVYALGDDKLLMITTDRLSAFDVVMGQPIPEKGIVLNQMANFWFDKLANVIPNHLTGIDPESVVPAEEVDQVKGRAVVAKRLKPILVEAVVRGYLAGSGWKDYKETGKVCGIALPAGLENAQKLPEPIFTPAAKAEVGEHDENISFDKVIEMIGEKLANQIREVSIRLYKEASEYAATCGIIIADTKFEFGLDDEGQLVLMDEILTADSSRFWPAETYYVGANPPSYDKQFVRDWLETAVVDGKLWPKTAPAPALPADVIDKTAEKYREALARLTKA from the coding sequence ATGCCAGCTTTGTACGCGACTTCTATTAAGTCATTACCTTTACTCTCCAAGGGTAAGGTGCGCGATGTATACGCACTAGGCGATGACAAGCTACTCATGATCACTACTGATCGCTTATCTGCCTTTGACGTTGTCATGGGCCAGCCTATCCCTGAGAAGGGTATTGTGCTCAACCAAATGGCCAACTTTTGGTTTGATAAGTTGGCTAATGTGATTCCGAATCACTTGACAGGTATTGATCCTGAAAGTGTTGTTCCTGCTGAAGAAGTGGATCAAGTTAAGGGTCGTGCTGTAGTGGCTAAACGCCTCAAGCCAATTTTGGTCGAAGCGGTAGTGCGTGGTTACCTGGCTGGTAGTGGTTGGAAAGACTATAAGGAAACGGGCAAGGTTTGCGGTATTGCATTACCAGCAGGCCTCGAAAATGCGCAGAAGTTGCCTGAGCCTATTTTTACCCCCGCTGCTAAGGCAGAAGTTGGCGAGCATGATGAAAACATCTCTTTTGATAAAGTAATCGAGATGATTGGCGAGAAACTCGCTAATCAGATTCGTGAAGTCAGTATTCGTTTGTACAAAGAAGCTTCTGAGTATGCTGCGACTTGCGGAATCATCATTGCTGATACTAAGTTTGAGTTTGGTTTGGATGATGAGGGTCAGTTGGTCTTAATGGATGAGATCCTCACTGCCGACTCATCGCGCTTTTGGCCTGCTGAAACCTACTATGTGGGTGCCAATCCTCCTTCTTATGACAAGCAATTTGTGCGGGACTGGCTTGAAACAGCCGTGGTCGATGGCAAGCTTTGGCCTAAAACAGCCCCAGCACCTGCTTTGCCAGCGGATGTAATTGATAAAACAGCGGAAAAGTACCGTGAAGCCCTTGCTCGTTTAACTAAGGCCTAA